From the genome of Leishmania braziliensis MHOM/BR/75/M2904 complete genome, chromosome 26, one region includes:
- a CDS encoding DNA polymerase sigma-like protein, with protein sequence MPVALKKPHASARGSRSATPHGRHARTHHHEKIEKESANTTKKPSPHTTSRGIERVTGGHHSQLAHHQQSEEEHSSRTHSTPLSQARSHHGRRRRRDSDCRVDDEDGDCSSLPDARHPRTETSPVLVAVASNPFHVLASLPRFSSEVFKSLLPPSSVATCILALDAKLIELLYCLSPTSEERQTKLRVIDDVRATIQQSGMDIEIYGSLYTGLTIPASDVDCVLMRSGNEQIASAMREDLLCAMSSIASAATGLASQRQVRGSLSVALRTVADRMRRSQKFTHITWIGHARVPIVKCRHRRDDVKVDMSFEKGGCVSSNYLCNLFCKPGNEMARPLIVLVKALVNNCGLDDPSIGGLGSFPISLLVLWYLQHCVRSRFSVELQRSIGVLLTGFLKYYGTEFDFRHLGIDYVQQKTFTKPPADDLYIVNPIHPATNCAKAATLFATRVVPLFQQASAAFLGLLDAKAPPTKMESLLLHYFAKAALNVSSWREVSRRAAREPHLQQNMWDAETNMYVGGVL encoded by the coding sequence ATGCCGGTTGCGCTGAAAAAGCCCCACGCATCCGCGAGAGGGTCACGCTCGGCAACTCCGCATGGGCGCCACGCTCGCACGCATCACCACGAGAAGATTGAGAAGGAGTCAGCCAACACAACGAAGAAGCCCTCTCCTCATACGACAAGTCGCGGCATCGAAAGGGTGACGGGTGGGCATCACTCACAGTTGGCGCACCACCAACAAAGTGAGGAGGAACACTCAAGCCGTACTCACAGCACACCGCTCTCACAAGCTCGCAGCCATCACGGTAGGCGTCGCAGACGCGACAGTGACTGTAGAGTTGATGACGAGGATGGCGACTGTAGCTCTCTCCCCGACGCACGCCATCCTCGCACGGAGACCAGCCCAGTGCTCGTGGCAGTAGCCTCGAATCCTTTCCACGTTCTTGCATCCTTGCCAAGGTTCTCCTCTGAGGTCTTcaagtcgctgctgcccccctcctctgtcGCCACATGTATCCTCGCTTTGGACGCAAAGCTGATCGAGCTCCTCTactgtctctctcctactTCCGAGGAACGCCAGACGAAGTTACGCGTCATCGACGACGTCCGCGCCACAATTCAGCAAAGCGGCATGGATATCGAGATCTACGGCAGTCTCTACACCGGTCTCACGATACCGGCAAGTGACGTGGACTGCGTTctcatgcgcagcggcaatGAACAGATCGCTAGTGCCATGAGGGAAGACCTGCTCTGCGCCATGTCTAGCATCGCCTCTGCGGCCACCGGCTTAGCGTCGCAGAGGCAAGTCAGAGGGTCCCTTTCGGTTGCTCTTCGCACTGTGGCAGACCGTATGCGGCGGAGCCAAAAATTCACTCACATTACCTGGATTGGTCATGCCAGGGTGCCGATAGTGAAGTGTCGGCACCGCCGCGATGATGTGAAGGTGGATATGTCCTTCGAGAAGGGTGGCTGCGTGTCTTCCAACTACCTGTGCAACCTGTTCTGTAAGCCAGGCAACGAGATGGCGCGACCGCTGATCGTGCTCGTGAAGGCACTGGTGAACAACTGCGGCCTCGACGACCCAAGCATCGGCGGTCTCGGCTCCTTCCCGATCTCACTGCTCGTCCTCTGGTacctgcagcactgcgtgcgcagccgcttctcggtggagctgcagcggagcaTTGGCGTTCTTCTAACCGGGTTCCTCAAGTATTATGGGACCGAGTTTGACTTTCGCCACCTCGGCATCGACTACGTGCAGCAGAAGACCTTCACCAAGCCGCCGGCTGATGATCTCTACATCGTGAATCCCATCCACCCCGCTACGAACTGTGCGAAGGCAGCTACTCTCTTCGCTACGCGCGTCGTGCCGCTTTTCCAACAGGCCTCGGCCGCATTCCTGGGCCTCCTCGACGCCAAGGCCCCTCCAACGAAAATGGAGTCCCTATTGCTTCACTACTTTGCCAAGGCAGCGCTGAATGTGTCGAGCTGGCGCGAGGTGTCGCGACGGGCGGCGAGAGAGCCGCATCTCCAGCAGAACATGTGGGACGCTGAAACCAACATGTACGTTGGCGGAGTACTATGA
- a CDS encoding galactofuranosyltransferase lpg1-like protein has protein sequence MWDAEILLCPSVLCSPLVMCSRLFTSLASSVPTSLRLPTDAGHRLSAVPLLTPFWELWATEKTQPQVKRAHLCVCASAVMYRRRLPARLALRYKNRSRWRAPLTGVCVLVCLLLGLFVLLHTSWSDGMQPTVSMVPVPSASLLPRLTEETILGASGPTLVSTGAPLSTLTTAATAASQPSLASDNRDNTARATGASPAGTTHTTSDASQMMEGLERDAGELHSRYAVEIAHLDALDVFPLRPRERRISFVEFARCLGTRLSVCPDTGVEAARDDLASDRYAPFLITVTLENTQDLKALLCNLTVPYRYIVLAQNGDTPEATPFFQLLRRVFAFTTRLTVLQFLDNVGFAGAVNAGLREALAHPFSEVPFVHILHNDVRFLFSSLEQAVAGAYRTTAKDMETIETLEKEVATEPNEHTPLIWQPNGLRAPLVPGAPLPQQYSRKPVVVTSALLPDRARYMTPSQRAGLMTGHTSFMFANSRGEYTSVFLSRLAVLTVGFFDENFFPILYDDTDYRWRAHLLGFVEDRSSATSDQVISFDLDCVNQAMRDGDGDGDVEGRLGLHKRASGPTLSPEGRALQRDCRRAFYAGVQYAYMQRKWGVKAMTELMVPHTRREPFSGEAFAGKRRLPLDAWVVDTGRLTKVRRWLRDVGRIPLDVDSYNTDVILQAVNS, from the coding sequence aTGTGGGACGCTGAGATACTCCTCTGTCCGTCTGTCCTCTGCTCGCCTCTCGTAATGTGTTCCCgtctcttcacctctcttgCGTCCTCCGTCCCCACCTCTCTACGTCTCCCAACTGACGCAGGGCACAGACTCTCTGCGGTGCCTCTCCTCACTCCTTTTTGGGAGTTGTGGGCCACGGAGAAAACACAGCCTCAAGTCAAGCGTGCACatctgtgtgtctgtgcaaGTGCAGTAATGTACAGAAGACGTCTCCCCGCCCGTCTCGCGCTTCGCTACAAGAATCGAAGTCGATGGCGAGCTCCTCTGaccggtgtgtgcgtgctggtgtGCCTTCTGCTGGGACTCTTCGTGCTGCTTCACACTTCGTGGAGCGATGGCATGCAGCCCACCGTTTCAATGGTGCCAGTGCCGTCCgcgtcgctgttgccgcgATTGACCGAGGAGACAATACTAGGGGCGTCAGGCCCCACTCTCGTCTCTACCGGCGCCCCTCTGAGCACACTcactaccgccgccaccgcggcatcGCAGCCGAGTCTCGCTTCAGATAACAGAGACAACACTGCGCGTGCAACGGGCGCGTCCCCAGCGGGGAccacgcacaccacctccGACGCCTCCCAGATGATGGAGGGACTAGAGCGCGACGCAGGCGAGTTACACAGCCGATACGCGGTAGAGATCGCTCACCTCGACGCCCTTGACGTCTTTCCCCTTCGCCCGCGCGAGCGCCGCATCTCCTTTGTCGAGTTCGCGCGCTGTCTCGGCACCCGTCTCTCCGTCTGCCCCGACACAGGAGTAGAGGCGGCTCGAGACGACCTCGCCTCCGACAGGTACGCACCTTTTCTCATCACCGTCACGCTGGAAAACACGCAGGACCTCaaggcgctgctctgcaACTTAACGGTGCCGTACCGCTACATCGTACTCGCCCAGAACGGCGACACACCCGAGGCGACGCCGTTTtttcagctgctgcgccgcgtgtTCGCCTTCACGACGCGACTGACGGTTCTTCAGTTCCTCGACAACGTTGGCTTCGCCGGTGCCGTCAATGCTGGGCTGCGTGAGGCGCTTGCCCACCCGTTTAGCGAGGTGCCTTTTGTCCATATTCTGCACAACGACGTGCGCTTCTTGTTTTCGTCGCTCGAGCAGGCTGTGGCAGGAGCCTACAGGACGACAGCAAAGGACATGGAGACAATCGAGACtctggagaaggaggtggcgacAGAGCCGAACGAGCACACGCCGCTGATCTGGCAGCCAAACGGTCTGCGCGCGCCGCTTGTGCCGGGTGCCCCGTTGCCCCAGCAATACAGCCGAAAACCGGTTGTCGTCACGTCCGCGCTGTTGCCGGACCGTGCTCGGTACATGACGCCCTCCCAGCGCGCAGGGCTGATGACGGGGCACACCTCCTTCATGTTCGCCAACAGCCGCGGCGAGTACACGAGCGTGTTTCTCTCCCGCCTGGCCGTACTGACGGTTGGGTTCTTTGACGAAAACTTCTTCCCTATCCTTTACGACGACACAGACTACCGCTGGCGCGCTCACCTGCTGGGCTTTGTTGAGGACCGCAGCTCGGCGACGAGCGACCAGGTTATCTCCTTCGACCTCGACTGCGTTAACCAAGCCATGAgggacggcgacggcgatggcgacgTGGAGGGTCGACTAGGGCTTCACAAGAGAGCGAGTGGCCCGACGCTGTCTCCGGAAGGCAGGGCCCTTCAACGCGACTGCCGCAGGGCTTTTTATGCCGGCGTGCAGTACGCCTATATGCAGCGGAAGTGGGGAGTGAAGGCCATGACGGAGCTCATGGTGCCTCATACACGGCGGGAGCCGTTCAGCGGCGAGGCGTTCGCTGGTAAGCGGCGCCTGCCGCTGGACGCGTGGGTGGTTGATACGGGCCGGCTCACCAAGGTGCGGAGGTGGCTGCGCGACGTTGGGCGGATCCCCCTTGATGTCGACAGCTACAATACGGATGTTATTCTGCAGGCTGTCAATTCTTAG
- a CDS encoding putative 10 kDa heat shock protein translates to MFRFTAPALKKLQPLGQRVLVKRTQAAKQTKAGVLIPEQVAGKINEGTVVAVATGSTDWTPTVKVGDMVLLPEYGGSSVKVEGEEFFLYEESALLGVLCN, encoded by the coding sequence ATGTTTCGCTTCACCGCCCCCGCCTtgaagaagctgcagccgctgggCCAGCGCGTGCTGGTGAAGCGCACGCAGGCGGCGAAGCAGACCAAGGCCGGCGTCCTGATCCCTGAGCAGGTGGCCGGCAAGATTAACGAGGGCACCgttgtggcggtggcgacgggGTCGACGGACTGGACGCCGACGGTGAAGGTGGGCGACATGGTGTTGCTTCCGGAGTACGGCGGCTCTTCGGTGAAggtggagggcgaggagtTCTTCCTGTACGAGGAGAGCGCGCTGCTTGGCGTGCTGTGTAACTGA
- a CDS encoding putative spliced leader RNA PSE-promoter transcription factor gives MRNSQRLWCSKLDLDGSPSRYFPRFRPRRLVMPVDPSDIHSDKRQPNPQFMKVKSHNRQRRRAEIRGAVQLASVPKERSVGDVFRLLMDACKTQNLFSDAALTPLTVRELESLVKAYEAAGAALRRPVHDQAVSPNRGTPSAGASATEQGSSRNDSALQHSSPLYSCAFQASPPAVSTLSSTSASAFATAAHTLSIREVDEMWSMLDHTPLNAPVHGALALRGDALVRSVLLELSYSAYPRLRSKHVQQLLHESTGLLPCGRVAMRIGLAEYCGVEGDIAMWRELNILSERMRIARKEAAAHLQRIEKGVAAQRRWYWRAVLRSAAGRLKLFPVHKEDLHPRMQWVRSFLLAFIAFVEVAETSGDAYARVRPLIYHLFASQLARHVRRRQITEAAETMVAATPKQEACVDSATASSPVTSSLLPPLDDNDAGVAALRHRVAEELARVKSRTADEEEVLEGRMHPMNARADRRREQFESSGGAHGTQMLRNEELERHAEDYGHLAPPLVLHALELSSTNAFKEAQLLLRYAPQVPEKLRRAPIDVDQAVRRVVDVQETNNYASLHSAQQYRQVEYTVCRLYAGRYCLGEGKGETLMSAMQDASMQMLLQYYLRSPASAPSPLESSTRKEGSSDGVCRVNASTDTTVTDLPDSEKGNSGGVPAPRIRPPKMEEEIVL, from the coding sequence ATGCGGAACTCGCAGCGCTTGTGGTGCAGCAAGTTGGACCTGGATGGCAGCCCCTCTCGGTACTTTCCCCGCTTCCGCCCGCGACGGCTGGTCATGCCAGTGGATCCGAGCGATATTCACAGCGACAAGCGGCAGCCTAACCCACAATTCATGAAGGTAAAATCACATAaccgtcagcggcgccgcgctgagATTCGCGGGgctgtgcagctggcgagtgtTCCCAAGGAGCGCAGCGTGGGGGATGTGTTCCGGCTGCTGATGGATGCCTGTAAGACGCAGAACTTGTTCTCCGATGCTGCACTAACACCACTGACTGTGCGGGAGCTGGAGTCGCTTGTGAAGGCCTACGAGgccgctggtgcagcgctgcgacgTCCTGTACACGATCAAGCAGTTTCCCCCAATCGTGGAACCCCGTCCGCCGGTGCATCAGCAACTGAGCAGGGTTCTTCACGTAATGACAGCGCGTTGCAGCACAGCTCTCCACTGTATTCGTGTGCTTTCCAGGCGAGTCCACCGGCAGTATCCACGctgtcctccacctccgcttCCGCCtttgccactgctgcgcataCCCTCTCCATTCGCGAAGTGGATGAGATGTGGTCGATGCTCGATCACACACCCCTCAACGCTCCCGTGCACGGCGCCCTCGCCCTACGCGGGGATGCGCTGGTACGTTCCGTCTTGCTGGAGCTGAGCTATTCTGCGTACCCGCGGCTGCGCTCAAagcatgtgcagcagctgctgcacgagtCGACAGGGCTGCTACCGTGTGGCCGGGTAGCCATGCGGATCGGCCTCGCCGAGTACTGTGGCGTAGAAGGCGACATCGCCATGTGGCGTGAGCTCAATATCCTCTCAGAGCGTATGCGCATCGCGCGGAAGGAGgccgcggcgcacctgcagcgcatcgaGAAGGGcgtagcggcgcagcgccggtggTACTGGCGGGCTGTTTTGCGCTCCGCCGCTGGACGGCTGAAATTGTTTCCTGTGCACAAGGAGGACCTGCACCCGCGCATGCAGTGGGTGCGCAGCTTTCTCTTGGCCTTCATCGCCTTTGTTGAGGTGGCCGAGACCTCCGGGGACGCTTACGCCCGCGTGCGGCCACTCATCTATCACTTGTTTGCCAGTCAACTGGCCCGCCACGTACGGCGCCGTCAGATCACTGAGGCTGCAGAGACCATGGTTGCCGCCACGCCTAAGCAAGAGGCTTGTGTAGATTCTGCCACAGCATCTTCACCGGTGACTTCGTCCCTATTGCCGCCTTTGGATGATAATGATGCGGGTGTGGCAGCGCTCCGCCACCGCGTCGCTGAGGAGCTGGCGCGCGTCAAGTCTCGCACtgcggacgaggaggaggtctTGGAGGGTCGCATGCACCCAATGAACGCCAGGGCTGACCGGCGGCGCGAGCAGTTCGAGtcaagcggcggcgctcatGGTACCCAGATGCTTCGTAatgaggagctcgagaggCACGCGGAGGACTACGGGCATCTTGCACCCCCGCTGGTGCTCCACGCACTTGAATTGTCTAGCACGAATGCGTTTAAGGAGGCTCAGCTTCTGCTTCGCTATGCACCGCAGGTGCCCGAGAAACTGCGGCGAGCACCTATCGACGTTGATCAGGCTGTACGTCGCGTCGTGGATGTGCAGGAAACGAACAACTACGCCTCACTGCACAGCGCACAGCAATACCGTCAGGTGGAGTACACCGTGTGCCGCCTCTACGCTGGCCGTTACTGCCTAGGTGAGGGGAAGGGTGAGACGCTCATGTCGGCGATGCAGGATGCATCCATGCAGATGCTGTTGCAGTACTACCTCCGCTCTCCAGCGTCAGCGCCTTCGCCGCTCGAATCGTCGACGCggaaggaggggagcagTGATGGTGTGTGTCGTGTCAATGCCAGTACTGACACCACTGTGACCGACCTTCCAGACAGTGAGAAGGGCAACTCGGGCGGCGTGCCGGCGCCGCGGATTCGCCCGCCCAAGATGGAGGAAGAAATCGTGCTTTAG